A single region of the Streptomyces sp. NBC_00236 genome encodes:
- a CDS encoding acetyl-CoA C-acetyltransferase yields MSTEAYVYDAIRTPRGRGKANGALHATKPIDLVVGLIHETLRRFPDLDPAAIDDIVLGVVSPLGDQGADIARTAAILAGLPETVAGVQENRFCASGLEAVNMAAMKVRSGWEDLVLAGGVESMSRVPMGSDGGAWALDPRTNHDTGFVPQGIGADLIATLEGLSRHDVDSYAALSQERAAAAWKDGRFDRSVVPVRDRNGLLVLDRDEHMRPGTTADSLAGLKPSFAVPGEMGGFDAVALQKYHWVEKIDHVHHAGNSSGIVDGAALVAIGSKEAGERHGLTPRARIVSAAVSGADPTIMLTGPAPATRKALARAGLTIDDIDLVEINEAFAAVVLRYVKDMGLSLDKINVNGGAIAMGHPLGATGAMILGTLVDELERRDKRYGLATLCVGGGMGIATVIERL; encoded by the coding sequence GTGAGCACCGAAGCGTATGTGTATGACGCGATCCGCACCCCGCGCGGTCGCGGCAAGGCCAACGGCGCCCTGCACGCCACCAAGCCGATCGACCTGGTCGTCGGGCTGATCCACGAGACCCTCCGCCGCTTCCCGGACCTCGACCCGGCGGCGATCGACGACATCGTCCTCGGTGTGGTCAGCCCGCTCGGCGACCAGGGAGCGGACATCGCCCGGACCGCCGCCATCCTCGCGGGGCTGCCGGAGACGGTGGCCGGAGTGCAGGAGAACCGCTTCTGCGCGTCCGGACTCGAAGCCGTCAACATGGCCGCGATGAAGGTCCGTTCGGGCTGGGAGGATCTGGTCCTCGCGGGTGGCGTGGAGTCGATGTCGCGTGTCCCCATGGGCAGTGACGGCGGTGCCTGGGCGCTGGATCCGCGTACCAACCACGACACCGGTTTCGTCCCGCAGGGCATCGGCGCCGACCTGATCGCCACCCTGGAGGGCCTTTCCAGGCACGATGTGGACTCCTACGCGGCGCTCTCCCAGGAGCGGGCCGCCGCAGCCTGGAAGGACGGGCGCTTCGACCGCTCCGTCGTCCCCGTGCGGGACCGCAACGGGCTGCTGGTCCTCGACCGGGACGAGCACATGCGTCCCGGCACTACGGCCGACTCCCTGGCCGGGCTCAAGCCGTCGTTCGCCGTGCCCGGTGAGATGGGCGGCTTCGACGCGGTGGCGCTGCAGAAGTACCACTGGGTGGAGAAGATCGACCACGTCCACCACGCGGGCAACTCCTCCGGCATCGTCGACGGAGCCGCCCTCGTCGCGATCGGCTCGAAAGAGGCCGGTGAGCGCCACGGACTGACCCCGCGCGCCCGGATCGTGTCCGCCGCCGTGTCCGGTGCCGATCCCACGATCATGCTGACCGGGCCCGCGCCCGCCACCCGCAAGGCGCTCGCCAGGGCCGGACTGACCATCGACGACATCGACCTCGTCGAGATCAACGAGGCGTTCGCGGCCGTCGTCCTGCGCTACGTCAAGGACATGGGGCTCTCGCTCGACAAGATCAACGTCAACGGCGGCGCCATCGCCATGGGGCACCCGCTCGGTGCGACCGGCGCGATGATCCTCGGCACCCTCGTCGACGAACTGGAGCGGCGCGACAAGCGCTACGGCCTCGCGACCCTGTGCGTGGGCGGCGGCATGGGCATCGCCACCGTCATCGAGCGTCTCTGA